The Thermomicrobiales bacterium genome includes a region encoding these proteins:
- a CDS encoding response regulator yields the protein MSESRSLGEAIRLRRLELGMSQEELAERIGPDVRQSDVSRLERGRILFPRHERLHQIASALGISVGALLVEAGWFSEEDSERIAVPEPRVSSPPIPILIADDEPISLDAIVSLLADYGYHASTAYDLPSLLDAVAASRPEIIIVDIALPGLNPEAFVEHVSDLNPRPEVVFMGTGFPRVDFDGAYLEKPIDSRQLLAMVGSIDRHDANEPTGNSGNGRVADR from the coding sequence ATGTCCGAGAGCCGTTCACTCGGTGAGGCGATTCGTCTGCGCCGTCTCGAACTCGGGATGAGCCAGGAAGAACTGGCGGAGCGTATCGGGCCGGACGTGCGTCAATCTGATGTCTCACGGCTCGAGCGAGGGCGGATCCTCTTTCCTCGCCATGAGCGGCTCCACCAGATCGCGTCCGCGTTGGGCATTTCAGTCGGTGCGCTCCTCGTCGAAGCCGGCTGGTTCTCCGAAGAGGATTCGGAGCGAATTGCCGTTCCAGAGCCGCGCGTTTCCAGCCCCCCAATTCCCATTCTGATTGCGGATGACGAGCCGATCAGCCTGGATGCCATTGTTTCGCTCTTGGCCGACTACGGCTATCACGCTTCAACCGCGTACGATCTTCCCTCGTTGCTGGATGCGGTCGCCGCCTCGCGACCGGAAATCATCATCGTCGACATTGCGTTGCCTGGCCTGAATCCCGAAGCATTTGTCGAGCATGTCTCCGATCTCAACCCGAGACCGGAGGTTGTGTTCATGGGCACAGGGTTTCCCCGAGTGGACTTCGATGGAGCGTATCTGGAAAAGCCGATCGATTCACGTCAACTACTGGCGATGGTGGGCTCGATCGATCGGCATGACGCCAATGAACCCACTGGCAACAGCGGCAACGGTCGTGTCGCCGATCGGTAG
- the lhgO gene encoding L-2-hydroxyglutarate oxidase translates to MNLRALGAQPESWRGDVIIIGGGILGLAVGRELLLRRPGTRVIVLEKESELATQQTGHNSGVIHGGIYYKPGSLKARLCVAGAAELVEYCDAQGIPYRLCGKMIVATDESELPRLDDLAARAEANGVPDVRVVDAGELREREPYCQGIRALWSPRTGIVDYRQVSSAYAREIEALGGEIRRDHEVTGMQRFGKSLVVRAGYSEFKAPAVVSCAGLYSDRVASLSGAPASPVIVPFRGDYFVLRPDRRYLVRSNIYPVPDPRFPFLGVHFTPRVNGDIWLGPNAVLAFSRSGYQFSSVNIRDLRGIVGSSGFRTFARRNWRTGFSEMERDLRKSSFLKSLQRYVPDLTEADLLPGPSGVRAQALTEAGDMVDDFVIDVQPGVLHVRNAPSPAATSSMQIGRYVVDRFAEQFPAYGGRASVAGAIV, encoded by the coding sequence ATGAATTTGCGTGCTCTTGGAGCTCAACCCGAGTCGTGGCGAGGCGATGTCATCATCATCGGCGGCGGAATCCTGGGGTTGGCCGTGGGGAGGGAGTTGCTCCTGCGGCGCCCGGGAACCCGAGTCATCGTGCTGGAAAAGGAATCGGAACTGGCGACGCAGCAGACCGGGCACAACAGCGGGGTGATTCATGGCGGAATCTACTACAAGCCCGGATCGCTGAAAGCGCGGCTCTGTGTGGCCGGCGCAGCCGAGTTGGTCGAATACTGCGACGCTCAGGGTATTCCATATCGGCTGTGCGGCAAGATGATCGTGGCGACCGATGAATCGGAACTTCCTCGTTTGGACGATCTTGCAGCGCGGGCAGAAGCCAACGGGGTCCCTGATGTGCGGGTAGTCGACGCAGGCGAGCTCCGGGAGCGCGAGCCCTATTGCCAGGGAATCCGGGCGCTATGGTCCCCAAGAACCGGGATCGTCGATTACCGACAGGTCTCGTCGGCGTACGCCCGTGAAATCGAAGCGCTCGGAGGCGAGATTCGACGAGATCATGAAGTGACCGGGATGCAACGGTTTGGCAAGAGTCTGGTCGTGCGAGCAGGCTACAGCGAGTTCAAGGCCCCGGCGGTCGTGAGCTGCGCGGGCCTCTATTCGGATCGGGTTGCATCGCTCTCTGGCGCCCCTGCCTCACCGGTGATCGTGCCCTTCCGGGGAGACTACTTCGTGCTGAGGCCGGATCGACGATATCTGGTGCGCTCGAATATCTATCCCGTTCCTGATCCACGATTCCCGTTCCTGGGCGTCCATTTCACACCGCGCGTGAATGGAGACATTTGGCTTGGTCCCAACGCAGTTCTGGCGTTCTCGCGGTCCGGGTATCAGTTCAGCAGTGTGAACATCAGGGATCTGCGAGGGATCGTCGGAAGCAGCGGGTTTCGCACTTTCGCGCGCCGAAACTGGCGCACCGGGTTCAGTGAAATGGAACGGGATCTGCGCAAATCCAGTTTCCTCAAGAGCTTGCAACGATATGTTCCTGACCTAACCGAGGCTGATCTGTTGCCCGGACCGTCGGGTGTCCGGGCGCAGGCGCTGACCGAGGCAGGCGACATGGTCGATGACTTCGTCATCGACGTCCAGCCAGGGGTGTTGCATGTGCGGAATGCACCGTCGCCCGCAGCGACCTCCTCGATGCAGATCGGCCGGTATGTAGTGGATCGTTTCGCCGAGCAGTTTCCCGCCTATGGGGGGCGAGCCTCAGTGGCGGGAGCGATCGTCTAG
- a CDS encoding cupredoxin domain-containing protein, with translation MGSVQRMATVVIVGLVALSTVLFLYLGDEDNRIKAEAEEQQEIAIERGMTTFISLCLPCHGPAGEGYTEPGVSGTGRIGAALGGVNTSLNQEGINSQGTPVAGGVEGRETIIHDTIYNGLKNPDGTYRMPAFSDTLGGPLNDEQINELVLLIQHGDWNEVYNHAIETSGGYPTPPPGAAAEEPTEAAAEDTTASSGTGAIEVDMHDIYFDPTEITIPVDTPTEIHFVNKGAAVHDFTIDALGIHVTLNPGEEATETVTAPAGEYEYYCSIPGHKDAGMVGKMIASADAAPAAAPAEEESASTEEAPAETGAAPAAAGGAAVEVDMHDIYFDPADISIAADTPTELHLVNQGAAVHDFTIDALGIHVTLNPGEEATETITAAAGEYEIYCSVPGHKDAGMVGTLTVGGDAAPAAEPAEEESASTEEGAAAAGDGASAASAAPIEVDMHDIYFDPTEITVSADTPTELHFVNQGAAVHDFTIDALEIHVTLNPGEEGSVTVNAPAGEYEYYCSVPGHKDAGMVGTLTVS, from the coding sequence GTGGGATCGGTTCAACGGATGGCGACGGTCGTCATCGTAGGGTTGGTGGCACTTTCGACAGTGCTCTTCCTCTATCTCGGTGACGAAGACAACCGCATCAAGGCTGAGGCCGAAGAACAGCAGGAAATTGCGATCGAACGCGGCATGACCACGTTCATCTCGCTCTGCCTGCCATGCCACGGACCGGCGGGTGAGGGGTATACCGAACCAGGCGTTTCCGGCACGGGACGCATTGGCGCCGCGCTTGGTGGTGTCAATACCTCGTTGAACCAGGAAGGGATCAACTCGCAGGGAACTCCCGTTGCAGGTGGCGTCGAGGGCCGCGAGACGATCATCCACGACACCATTTACAACGGTTTGAAGAACCCTGACGGGACGTACCGCATGCCGGCGTTCAGCGACACCCTCGGCGGACCGCTGAACGATGAGCAGATCAACGAACTCGTGCTTCTCATCCAGCATGGAGATTGGAACGAGGTCTACAACCACGCGATCGAAACGTCCGGTGGCTATCCCACCCCGCCACCAGGGGCAGCAGCGGAAGAGCCCACGGAGGCGGCCGCTGAGGATACGACGGCTTCCTCCGGGACCGGCGCGATCGAAGTCGATATGCACGACATCTACTTCGATCCAACCGAGATCACGATCCCGGTCGATACGCCGACAGAAATTCACTTTGTGAACAAGGGCGCGGCCGTTCACGACTTCACGATCGACGCGCTCGGGATTCACGTCACACTCAATCCGGGCGAGGAAGCCACCGAGACGGTGACCGCTCCGGCCGGCGAATACGAGTACTACTGCAGCATTCCTGGTCACAAAGATGCCGGCATGGTCGGCAAGATGATCGCGAGCGCGGATGCGGCCCCGGCTGCCGCCCCGGCCGAAGAAGAATCCGCTTCGACCGAGGAAGCTCCTGCCGAAACCGGTGCGGCCCCAGCTGCCGCCGGCGGCGCGGCAGTCGAAGTCGACATGCATGACATCTACTTCGATCCGGCTGACATCTCGATCGCGGCCGATACCCCGACGGAGCTTCACCTCGTCAACCAAGGGGCAGCGGTTCACGACTTCACGATCGATGCGCTCGGAATCCACGTCACGCTCAATCCAGGCGAGGAAGCCACCGAGACGATCACTGCCGCTGCTGGCGAGTATGAGATCTACTGCAGCGTTCCGGGCCACAAGGACGCCGGCATGGTTGGCACATTGACCGTTGGTGGCGACGCGGCGCCTGCAGCCGAGCCGGCCGAGGAGGAAAGCGCTTCGACCGAGGAGGGCGCTGCCGCAGCAGGTGATGGAGCCTCCGCCGCCAGCGCTGCGCCGATCGAGGTCGACATGCACGATATCTACTTCGATCCGACGGAGATCACGGTCTCGGCCGACACACCGACCGAGCTGCATTTCGTCAATCAGGGCGCGGCCGTCCACGACTTCACGATCGATGCGTTAGAGATCCACGTCACGCTCAATCCAGGCGAAGAAGGCAGCGTGACGGTAAACGCCCCTGCTGGGGAGTATGAGTACTATTGCAGTGTCCCGGGCCACAAGGACGCCGGAATGGTCGGCACGTTGACGGTGAGCTAG
- a CDS encoding Rieske 2Fe-2S domain-containing protein translates to MKRSGIGAIIGVAAASAVWAFGHLSSVPKAINNVVSRRNFVRNAALGAVLIVLAQFAAGFVRFFWPNKIGAFGSVLTVSAADVPEVGGEPFTYTPGKFYLVNLEEGLMALYWKCTHLGCTVPWVPSEDRFHCPCHGSIFFENGVKESGPAPRPLDYFPVTVLPTGDVEVNTGSPTTRHDFNPDQAVPYP, encoded by the coding sequence GTGAAACGCAGCGGGATTGGAGCCATCATCGGCGTGGCGGCGGCATCGGCCGTCTGGGCCTTTGGGCACCTCAGCAGTGTTCCGAAGGCAATCAACAATGTCGTATCGCGGCGGAACTTCGTCCGCAACGCTGCGCTCGGGGCGGTTCTGATCGTCCTTGCGCAATTCGCTGCCGGTTTCGTGCGGTTCTTTTGGCCGAACAAGATCGGCGCCTTCGGCAGCGTTCTCACTGTCTCGGCGGCCGATGTGCCGGAGGTTGGCGGAGAGCCGTTCACCTATACGCCCGGCAAGTTCTACCTGGTGAATCTCGAAGAGGGGCTGATGGCGCTCTATTGGAAGTGCACACACCTGGGTTGCACTGTTCCGTGGGTTCCGTCAGAGGATCGCTTCCATTGCCCGTGTCACGGATCGATTTTCTTCGAGAACGGAGTGAAGGAATCAGGTCCGGCGCCGAGACCGCTCGACTATTTCCCGGTCACGGTGCTTCCCACTGGCGATGTCGAGGTCAACACCGGGTCGCCGACCACCAGGCACGACTTCAATCCAGACCAAGCCGTCCCATATCCGTAG
- the extP gene encoding selenite/tellurite reduction operon b-type cytochrome ExtP has product MRREQTLADRITSSSVWRSVVRHGYPDNQRNQALIIASNVFLHIHPVKIKRYATKVTYTFCLGGLSFFMFLVLVLTGVLLMFYYVPSSDQAYQSMKDIEASVTFGQLMRNMHRWSAQGMVIAVFLHMGRVFYTGSYKPPREFNWVIGVLLLVVTFLLSFTGYLLPWDQLAYWAITVGTQIGGAAPILGPKVDFLLKGGKEIGQPTLIRFYTLHVIFLPLIAAFLMAVHFWRIRKDGGISGPL; this is encoded by the coding sequence ATGAGACGCGAGCAAACGCTTGCCGATCGCATCACCAGCTCATCGGTATGGCGTTCCGTCGTCCGCCATGGCTATCCGGACAATCAGCGCAACCAGGCGCTGATCATCGCCAGCAACGTTTTCCTGCATATCCACCCGGTCAAGATCAAGCGGTACGCCACCAAGGTGACCTATACGTTCTGTCTCGGCGGGTTGTCGTTCTTCATGTTCCTGGTGTTGGTGCTGACCGGCGTCTTGCTCATGTTCTATTACGTCCCCTCATCGGACCAGGCGTACCAAAGCATGAAGGACATCGAAGCCAGCGTGACCTTCGGGCAGCTGATGCGCAACATGCACCGCTGGTCCGCCCAGGGCATGGTGATTGCGGTCTTCCTTCATATGGGCCGCGTCTTCTACACCGGCTCGTACAAGCCGCCGCGTGAATTCAACTGGGTCATCGGCGTGCTGCTGCTCGTGGTGACCTTCCTCCTATCGTTCACCGGCTATTTGCTCCCCTGGGATCAGCTGGCCTACTGGGCGATTACGGTCGGCACGCAGATCGGCGGCGCGGCCCCGATCCTCGGCCCCAAGGTCGACTTCCTGCTCAAGGGTGGCAAGGAAATTGGTCAGCCAACCCTGATCCGCTTCTACACCCTCCATGTCATCTTCCTGCCGCTCATTGCAGCGTTCCTGATGGCTGTGCACTTCTGGCGCATCCGCAAGGATGGCGGCATTTCCGGTCCGCTGTAG
- a CDS encoding RidA family protein, with protein MSKNIVSTDKAPAAIGPYSQAVVANGFVFTSGVIPVDPATAKVVEGGITEQVTQVMENLTAVLAASGSSLDRAVKTTCFLADLNDFATFNSIYATYFTSDPPARSTVQVAKLPLGVLVEVECVALV; from the coding sequence ATGAGCAAGAACATCGTGTCGACGGACAAGGCGCCCGCTGCCATTGGCCCATATTCACAGGCTGTCGTAGCCAATGGCTTTGTGTTCACTTCCGGAGTCATTCCGGTCGACCCAGCGACTGCCAAGGTCGTCGAGGGGGGAATCACGGAGCAGGTGACTCAGGTGATGGAGAACCTCACTGCAGTGCTGGCAGCATCTGGTTCCTCGCTCGACAGAGCGGTGAAGACTACCTGCTTTCTCGCCGATCTGAACGATTTCGCCACGTTCAACAGTATCTATGCCACCTATTTCACCTCCGATCCGCCAGCCCGTTCAACCGTCCAGGTGGCCAAGCTGCCGCTCGGTGTGCTCGTGGAAGTGGAGTGCGTCGCGCTCGTCTAG